The genomic stretch CGTTCGCGCTTTTCGCCGAAGACACTCCCGATCGAGGATGTAGTCGCTCATATTCAGGAGCAACTCGACCTGCTCTCGAAAGGATTGGTCTCGATTGACACCGAAGGAAAGCTTGCCTAACCCTGCCCACCGATGACCGGCGAAGAATTACTGGATGAATTGAAAGCACTGGCCTCCGAGATGGGGCTGAAAGTCCGCAGCGAAACCGGAAATTTCGAAGGTGGGTACTGCCTGCTTCGCGAGCAGCGAATGCTCGTGATCAATCGTCGCACGAGCGTCCCGCGCAAGATCCGAACCCTGGCCCTCGGTTTACACGAGTTCGGGCTTGACAGCGTATATGTTGCGCCTGCGCTTCGCGAAGCGATCGAAGACGAGGTCAGCAAATCGTTTGCCGAAAAGCGCGCCGCATAAGCGGTACCTCTGATCCATGCGTATAACCCTGCTCGGCACCGGAACGTCTACTGGCGTCCCGATGATCGGGTGTCAGTGCCGTATCTGTACGTCGAGCGATCCGCGCGACAAACGATTGCGCGTGAGCGCACTGATCGAAACCCCGGAGACCACGATCCTCATCGACACGACACCGGACTTCCGCCAACAGATGCTCAACCGCGGCATCCGCAAACTCGATGCGATCCTCTATACACACCGCCACTTCGATCACATCGCCGGTTTCGACGATCTTCGTGCATTCCAATTTCTGCGCCTTGGCGTGCCGATGTGCTATGCCAATCAGGATACCTACGATGGTATTCGCCAGACCTTTCCCTATGCGTTCGACCTTGTAAAGAATACAGGCGGCGGCGGGGTGCCGCAGGTGCCGTTTACGGTGATCGAACAAACGCCATTCGCCGTTGGCGATCTGCTCATCGAACCCGTCCGCATCGATCACGGCATGATGGATATTCTCGGTTTTCGCATCGGGGGCTTTGCATATCTGACCGATTGCAAGCGTATCCCAGTGGATTCAAAAGAGAAGCTGAAGAGCCTGGATGTGATGGTGCTCGATGGATTGCGTCACACGCCCCACCCGACGCATCTGGCTATCGACGAATCGATTGCGTACGCAAAAGAGCTCAGGCCGAAGATGACCTACCTCACGCACATGAACCACGATGTGCTGCACGCCGAAACCGAGTCACGGTTGCCGCCGAACATTCGGCTTGCCTACGATGGTTTGGCGATCGAGTTATAGCAGCATCGCCATCATGATATCGCTGAGGTACTCGGCGTCCTGGTAGAGAGACTTTCTGCGGGTACCCTTCATCGACAAAGCCCACTGCTTCAGAGAGATTGAGTCCTATGTGTCAACCTGTCGGATGATGACGTTCATCTGTTCATTACAAATTATTCAGCGAAAGATCGTGGGATATCAATGTTCTCTGACACCGCAATTTCCCCCAAAAGTTACGACCCGTAACAACTCTACTGCTATGAAGACCAACTCGATATTTCGTTGCCTTTCGCTGCTCGCATTTGTCGGTGCAATCCTCTCTGGTTGTGGCTCACCCAATCAGGCAAGTTGGTACACCACCCAGCCACTGACGATCAACGGACAAGATGACGATTGGGACGGCCGGCTTGAGTATCACGAGAAAGAGAAGATCGGAGTGGGGATAGCGAATGA from Bacteroidota bacterium encodes the following:
- a CDS encoding MBL fold metallo-hydrolase, which translates into the protein MRITLLGTGTSTGVPMIGCQCRICTSSDPRDKRLRVSALIETPETTILIDTTPDFRQQMLNRGIRKLDAILYTHRHFDHIAGFDDLRAFQFLRLGVPMCYANQDTYDGIRQTFPYAFDLVKNTGGGGVPQVPFTVIEQTPFAVGDLLIEPVRIDHGMMDILGFRIGGFAYLTDCKRIPVDSKEKLKSLDVMVLDGLRHTPHPTHLAIDESIAYAKELRPKMTYLTHMNHDVLHAETESRLPPNIRLAYDGLAIEL